In Arthrobacter sp. MN05-02, one genomic interval encodes:
- the galM gene encoding aldose 1-epimerase produces MMHSRLASGTNHILRAGSSTVVVASLAAALRSYERDGVALTETWGDGDIPAGGGGILLAPWPNRIAGGRWTLHGTEQQLDITEPSKGNASHGLLRNTGYRAVDVAPSRVVLEAEVFPQHGYPFHLVHRAGYALTEEQLTVTQELTNLSADAAPFALGAHPYLKISDVATEELTLTVRAHEMFETDERSIPTGKVAVSGDSDLREGRRIGDLGMDTAFTALEQVNGRHEHVLSAPDGRRVTLWADASFAYAHIFVSTVYPGVTRAVAIEPMTAPADAFNSGEGLRWLDPGASFSAEWGILPGLG; encoded by the coding sequence ATGATGCACTCCCGGCTCGCCAGCGGCACCAACCACATCCTGCGTGCCGGTTCCTCGACGGTCGTCGTCGCCAGCCTCGCCGCCGCCCTGCGGTCCTACGAGCGCGACGGGGTCGCCCTCACCGAGACCTGGGGCGACGGCGACATCCCCGCCGGGGGCGGAGGCATTCTCCTGGCCCCCTGGCCCAACCGCATTGCCGGAGGCCGCTGGACCCTCCACGGCACGGAGCAGCAGCTCGACATCACCGAGCCGTCGAAGGGCAACGCCAGCCACGGGCTCCTGCGGAACACGGGCTACCGGGCCGTCGACGTCGCGCCGTCGCGCGTGGTCCTGGAAGCGGAGGTGTTCCCCCAGCACGGATACCCGTTCCATCTGGTGCACCGGGCCGGCTACGCGCTCACGGAGGAGCAGCTCACCGTGACCCAGGAGCTCACCAACCTCTCGGCCGACGCCGCCCCGTTCGCGCTCGGGGCCCACCCCTACCTAAAGATCTCCGATGTCGCGACGGAGGAGCTCACACTGACGGTGAGGGCGCACGAGATGTTCGAGACGGACGAGCGGTCCATCCCGACAGGAAAGGTCGCCGTCTCCGGGGACTCCGACCTGCGCGAGGGCCGACGCATCGGGGACCTCGGGATGGATACGGCCTTCACCGCCCTGGAGCAGGTCAACGGCCGGCACGAGCACGTCCTCTCCGCGCCGGACGGTCGGCGTGTGACGCTGTGGGCCGACGCGTCGTTCGCCTACGCGCACATCTTCGTGAGCACGGTCTACCCCGGCGTGACCAGGGCCGTCGCGATCGAGCCGATGACGGCGCCGGCCGATGCCTTCAACTCGGGGGAGGGTCTGCGCTGGCTCGACCCCGGCGCGTCGTTCTCCGCGGAATGGGGCATACTGCCAGGTCTCGGATAG
- the mca gene encoding mycothiol S-conjugate amidase: MPSQDHPLVSRKGFRLLAVHAHPDDESSKGAAMMARYVAAGAEVLVATCTGGERGDILNAAMADDPHGKRDLPGLRRIEMARAVAELGVQQRWLGFTDSGLPEGDPLPDLPFGCFALQPLGSAAAPLVKLVREFRPHVIVSYDENGGYPHPDHIMAHRVAVEAFDAAGDPERYPGTGEAWAPAKLYYDRAFNPERFRALHFALEEAGLQSPYAERLAQWLEADAEGHQPPVPVHPTTTQIDCGDFFGHRERALLAHRTQVDPEGFFFAVSVELQQKVWPWEDYSLITARVESTLPEDDLFAGIPPES; this comes from the coding sequence TTGCCGAGCCAGGACCATCCCCTCGTGTCCCGAAAGGGCTTCCGTCTCCTCGCGGTCCATGCCCACCCCGACGACGAGTCGAGCAAGGGTGCGGCCATGATGGCCCGCTACGTCGCGGCAGGAGCAGAGGTGCTCGTCGCGACCTGCACGGGAGGCGAGCGCGGCGACATCCTCAACGCGGCGATGGCCGACGACCCCCATGGCAAGCGCGACCTCCCGGGCCTGCGCCGGATCGAGATGGCGCGGGCCGTCGCCGAGCTCGGCGTGCAGCAGCGGTGGCTCGGCTTCACCGACTCCGGGCTGCCCGAGGGCGATCCACTGCCCGACCTGCCCTTCGGCTGCTTTGCGCTCCAGCCCCTCGGATCCGCAGCGGCTCCGCTGGTGAAGCTCGTGCGCGAGTTCCGCCCGCACGTGATCGTCAGCTACGACGAGAACGGCGGCTACCCGCACCCCGACCACATCATGGCGCACCGCGTGGCCGTCGAGGCGTTCGACGCCGCGGGTGATCCGGAGCGGTATCCCGGGACGGGCGAGGCATGGGCGCCGGCCAAGCTCTACTACGACCGCGCCTTCAACCCCGAGCGCTTCCGCGCGCTGCACTTCGCGCTCGAGGAGGCGGGCCTGCAGTCGCCGTACGCCGAGCGGCTCGCGCAGTGGCTGGAGGCGGACGCCGAAGGCCACCAGCCGCCCGTACCCGTGCACCCGACCACCACGCAGATCGACTGCGGTGACTTCTTCGGGCACCGGGAGCGGGCGCTCCTCGCGCACCGGACACAGGTGGACCCGGAGGGCTTCTTCTTCGCCGTGTCGGTCGAACTGCAGCAGAAGGTGTGGCCGTGGGAGGACTACTCCCTGATCACGGCGCGGGTCGAATCGACCCTGCCCGAGGACGATCTCTTCGCCGGCATCCCGCCCGAGTCCTAG
- a CDS encoding threonine ammonia-lyase (possible pseudo due to frameshift) has protein sequence MAQLTEAERARGVVAASAGNHAQGVAVAAARLGIAARIYMPLGVALPKLAATRGHGAEVVLHGHNVDEALTEARKYADETGAVFVHPFDNVDVVAGQGTLGLEILEQVPDVDTILMGVGGGGLLAGVAVAVKARAKELGREIRVIGVQAENAAAYPPSLAADALVPLTKVSTIADGIAVGRPGQLPFSIIRELVDDVVTVSEDSLARALIFLLERSKMVVEPAGAVGVAALLDGKLTENGARPGNTVVVLSGGNIDPMLMLKVIQRGLAAAGRYLVVRMLLDDRPGSLATISRIIAESDANVTGVDHTRVGGSISMGDVAITINMETKGDEHCEQVLSNLRAEGFQPVVIQG, from the coding sequence ATGGCGCAACTCACCGAGGCGGAGCGCGCCCGCGGCGTCGTCGCCGCATCCGCCGGCAACCACGCGCAGGGTGTCGCCGTAGCCGCCGCCCGGCTCGGCATCGCCGCCCGGATCTACATGCCCCTCGGGGTCGCCCTGCCCAAGCTCGCCGCCACGCGCGGGCACGGCGCCGAAGTCGTGCTGCACGGCCACAACGTCGACGAGGCGCTCACCGAGGCCAGGAAGTACGCCGACGAGACCGGGGCCGTCTTCGTCCATCCGTTCGACAACGTGGATGTCGTGGCCGGGCAGGGGACGCTCGGCCTGGAGATCCTGGAGCAGGTGCCCGACGTCGACACCATCCTGATGGGCGTCGGCGGTGGCGGCCTCCTCGCCGGCGTCGCCGTGGCCGTCAAGGCGCGTGCGAAGGAGCTCGGCCGGGAGATCCGCGTCATCGGCGTGCAGGCCGAGAACGCGGCGGCATACCCGCCGTCCCTGGCCGCCGATGCCCTCGTCCCCCTGACCAAGGTCTCGACGATCGCGGACGGCATCGCGGTCGGCCGCCCCGGCCAGCTGCCCTTCTCGATCATCCGGGAACTCGTGGACGACGTCGTGACCGTCAGCGAGGACTCCCTCGCGCGGGCGCTCATCTTCCTCCTGGAGCGTTCGAAGATGGTCGTCGAGCCCGCGGGCGCAGTCGGGGTGGCGGCCCTGCTCGACGGGAAGCTCACCGAGAACGGCGCACGGCCCGGCAACACCGTCGTCGTGCTCTCGGGCGGCAACATCGATCCGATGCTCATGCTGAAGGTGATCCAGCGCGGACTCGCGGCGGCGGGACGCTACCTCGTGGTGCGCATGCTGCTCGACGACCGGCCCGGCTCCCTGGCCACCATCTCGCGGATCATCGCCGAGTCGGACGCCAACGTCACCGGTGTGGACCACACCCGGGTGGGCGGATCCATCAGCATGGGCGACGTCGCGATCACCATCAACATGGAGACCAAGGGCGACGAGCACTGCGAACAGGTGCTCAGCAACCTGCGCGCGGAGGGCTTCCAGCCCGTGGTCATCCAGGGCTGA
- a CDS encoding hypothetical protein (possible pseudo due to frameshift) — MTSTPTDLAAAFTDRFGGEPDGLWSAPGRVNVIGEHTDYNDGFVLPFAIKHSTTVAAAVRPDRIVRVASTFAPDDAPVPADLDSLAEGGVEGWAAYPLGVLWALEQSGHRCPGMDLLVDSSVPVGAGLSSSAALECSVAVAANELSDAGVSRRELAAIGQLAENRMVGAPTGIMDQSASLLGEAGHAVFLDCRTTESRLVPLDLEGAGLELMVIDTRVSHSHSTGGYAARRRSCELGAELMGVPALRDLSVKDLAKAAGVLDEETFRRVRHIVTENARVWRTPSRCSPRRDRRRSGHSSWRATPRCGTTSRSPVRNWTRPWTRRSTREPSAPA, encoded by the coding sequence ATGACCTCCACACCCACCGACCTCGCAGCCGCCTTCACGGACCGCTTCGGCGGCGAACCGGACGGCCTCTGGTCCGCTCCGGGACGTGTGAACGTGATCGGCGAGCACACCGACTACAACGACGGCTTCGTGCTGCCGTTCGCCATCAAGCACTCGACGACGGTCGCGGCCGCCGTGCGCCCGGACCGGATCGTGCGGGTCGCGTCGACGTTCGCACCCGATGACGCTCCGGTGCCGGCCGATCTCGACTCCCTGGCGGAGGGGGGCGTCGAGGGCTGGGCGGCTTATCCGCTCGGCGTCCTCTGGGCCCTCGAGCAGTCGGGTCACCGCTGCCCCGGGATGGACCTCCTCGTCGACTCGTCCGTACCGGTCGGCGCCGGGCTCTCCTCGTCCGCGGCGCTCGAGTGCTCCGTCGCCGTCGCCGCGAACGAACTGTCGGATGCCGGGGTCTCCCGGCGCGAGCTCGCGGCGATCGGACAGCTCGCCGAGAACCGCATGGTGGGCGCACCCACCGGCATCATGGACCAGTCCGCATCACTGCTCGGCGAGGCCGGGCACGCGGTCTTCCTCGACTGCCGCACCACCGAGTCACGGCTCGTGCCGCTCGACCTGGAGGGCGCCGGACTGGAGCTCATGGTCATCGACACGCGCGTCAGCCATTCGCACTCCACGGGTGGTTACGCGGCGCGCCGCCGCTCCTGCGAACTCGGTGCCGAGCTCATGGGGGTCCCGGCGCTCCGGGACCTGTCGGTCAAGGACCTGGCCAAGGCCGCGGGCGTCCTGGACGAGGAGACGTTCCGGCGCGTCCGGCACATCGTGACCGAGAACGCCCGGGTGTGGAGGACACCGTCAAGGTGCTCACCGAGAAGGGACCGGCGGAGATCGGGCCACTCCTCGTGGCGAGCCACGCCTCGATGCGGGACGACTTCGAGATCTCCTGTGCGGAACTGGACACGG
- a CDS encoding AI-2E family transporter — protein MQRLPGATPQRAIQRAVSRGAAALPDPLPRQPADLRQRPRPDDRADVPFALRVAAAWSWRLGLVVVIGGVLIYLLGRVSLLVIPLMIAGLFAALLLPLKNALRRRRVPNGPAVAITLVGFFGLITAALLLVGRQLALGFGSLWGEARAGIQQMLDWLAQGPLQLTASQIDRYLQDLGDAAQNNSASILSGALSFGTTAGHVAAGSLLTVFALIFFLLDGGRIWRFVVGLAPVRARAAVDGAGRRGWTSMAAYVRVQMLVAGVDAVGIGVGAAIIGVPLALPLGVLVFLGSFIPIVGALATGSVAVLLLALVANGWVNALVMLAIVLLVQQLEGHVLQPLIMGPAVALHPLAVVLAVAGGTLLAGIPGALFSVPILAVLNTSVRYIAQRAWEYDPVVAPSALPHGGGSGISRPVTTEDTLPSSPASTPDPSAAQPATALQEEISQ, from the coding sequence ATGCAGCGTCTCCCCGGAGCGACACCCCAGCGCGCCATCCAGCGCGCCGTGAGCCGCGGCGCCGCCGCGCTGCCAGACCCGCTGCCACGGCAGCCTGCCGACCTCCGGCAGCGCCCGCGACCCGACGACCGCGCCGATGTCCCCTTCGCGCTGCGCGTGGCCGCGGCCTGGTCCTGGCGGCTCGGGCTCGTCGTCGTCATCGGGGGCGTGCTGATCTACCTGCTCGGCAGGGTCTCCCTCCTCGTCATCCCGCTCATGATCGCAGGGCTCTTCGCCGCGCTCCTCCTGCCGCTGAAGAATGCGCTCCGACGGCGGCGGGTGCCGAACGGACCGGCCGTGGCGATCACCCTCGTCGGCTTCTTCGGTCTCATCACGGCCGCACTCCTCCTCGTCGGACGGCAGCTGGCGCTGGGGTTCGGCAGCCTGTGGGGCGAGGCCCGTGCCGGAATTCAGCAGATGCTGGACTGGCTGGCCCAGGGCCCCCTGCAGCTCACGGCATCGCAGATCGACCGGTACCTGCAGGACCTCGGCGACGCGGCACAGAACAACAGCGCCTCGATCCTCAGCGGCGCACTGTCCTTCGGAACGACGGCGGGCCACGTCGCCGCGGGCTCGCTGCTCACGGTGTTCGCCCTCATCTTCTTCCTGCTCGACGGCGGGCGTATCTGGCGCTTCGTGGTCGGGCTCGCACCCGTTCGTGCCCGGGCGGCCGTGGACGGCGCGGGGCGCAGGGGCTGGACGTCCATGGCCGCCTACGTCCGCGTCCAGATGCTCGTCGCCGGCGTCGATGCGGTCGGTATCGGCGTCGGTGCGGCGATCATCGGTGTCCCGCTGGCCCTGCCTCTCGGCGTCCTCGTGTTCCTCGGGTCCTTCATCCCCATCGTCGGCGCGCTCGCCACAGGGTCCGTCGCCGTCCTGCTGCTCGCCCTCGTCGCGAACGGCTGGGTCAACGCCCTGGTGATGCTCGCGATCGTCCTCCTGGTCCAGCAGCTCGAGGGGCACGTCCTGCAGCCCCTGATCATGGGACCGGCCGTCGCACTGCATCCGCTCGCCGTCGTCCTCGCCGTGGCCGGCGGCACGCTCCTCGCGGGCATCCCCGGCGCCCTCTTCTCCGTCCCGATCCTCGCGGTCCTCAACACCTCGGTGCGCTACATCGCCCAGCGGGCGTGGGAGTACGATCCGGTCGTCGCCCCGAGTGCCCTGCCGCACGGCGGAGGGTCCGGCATTAGCAGGCCGGTCACGACGGAGGACACGCTCCCGTCGTCACCGGCCAGCACCCCGGACCCTTCCGCCGCCCAGCCGGCGACAGCCCTCCAGGAAGAGATCTCCCAGTGA
- a CDS encoding DeoR family transcriptional regulator, translating to MLAAERHAAILERLAHQSAVRVSGLALALGVSEMTVRRDIDTLEARGALVRVHGGAVRPGSLSSVEAGFDVNRTRGGQAKEQIAAAAVSLLVPGMTVSITGGTTTYALAPLLSRVQDLTVITNSLPLADELHRLHAASPAGAPQVLLSGGQLTPSKALVGPLATSTIASLHADLCFMGAHGVDAGAGITTPNLAEADTNRAFAHTCGELVILADSTKLGVVSLARVAALDAAAALVTDRQPDGDYAALTRILCDPVPDPHLEERP from the coding sequence ATGCTCGCAGCGGAACGGCACGCAGCCATCCTCGAGCGCCTCGCGCACCAGTCCGCCGTCCGGGTCAGCGGACTAGCGCTCGCACTCGGCGTCTCGGAGATGACCGTCCGGCGTGACATCGACACCCTCGAGGCCCGCGGCGCCCTGGTCCGTGTCCACGGAGGCGCTGTCCGGCCCGGCAGCCTGAGCTCGGTCGAGGCGGGCTTCGACGTCAACCGCACGCGGGGCGGGCAGGCGAAGGAGCAGATCGCGGCTGCGGCGGTCTCGCTCCTGGTCCCCGGCATGACGGTGTCCATCACGGGCGGTACCACCACGTATGCCCTGGCCCCCCTGCTGTCGCGCGTGCAGGATCTGACCGTCATCACCAACTCGCTCCCCCTGGCGGACGAGCTCCATCGCCTGCACGCGGCCTCGCCCGCCGGGGCCCCGCAGGTCCTCCTCTCGGGCGGACAGCTCACCCCGTCCAAGGCGCTCGTGGGGCCCCTCGCCACCAGCACCATCGCGTCCCTCCACGCGGACCTGTGCTTCATGGGGGCCCACGGAGTCGACGCGGGCGCCGGCATCACCACCCCCAACCTCGCGGAAGCCGACACCAATCGGGCTTTCGCGCACACGTGCGGCGAGCTCGTGATCCTCGCGGACTCCACCAAGCTCGGCGTGGTGAGCCTCGCCCGCGTCGCCGCGCTCGATGCCGCAGCCGCACTGGTCACCGATCGGCAGCCCGACGGCGACTACGCCGCCCTGACCCGCATCCTCTGCGACCCCGTCCCCGACCCCCACCTGGAAGAGCGCCCATGA
- the greA gene encoding transcription elongation factor GreA, which produces MSTHSAPVAWLTQESYNRLKSELEHLSGPGRTEIVARIEQARSEGDLKENGGYHAAKEEQGKAEARIRQLTHLLNNAHVGEAPADDGVVEPGMMVSAKIAGDVENFLLGSREVAGDTDIDVYSEKSPLGAAIQGTKAGDTVTYTAPNGKQITVEIISATPYVG; this is translated from the coding sequence GTGTCCACTCACAGCGCACCCGTCGCCTGGCTCACGCAGGAGTCCTACAACCGACTCAAGAGCGAGCTGGAGCACCTGTCCGGTCCGGGCCGCACCGAGATCGTGGCCCGTATCGAGCAGGCCCGCTCCGAGGGCGACCTCAAGGAGAACGGTGGCTACCACGCCGCCAAGGAGGAGCAGGGCAAGGCCGAGGCACGCATCCGGCAGCTCACCCACCTGCTGAACAACGCCCACGTGGGCGAGGCACCCGCCGACGACGGCGTCGTCGAGCCCGGCATGATGGTGTCCGCGAAGATCGCGGGCGACGTCGAGAACTTCCTCCTCGGCAGCCGCGAGGTGGCCGGCGACACCGATATCGACGTCTACAGCGAGAAGTCCCCGCTGGGCGCCGCGATCCAGGGCACGAAGGCCGGCGACACCGTCACCTACACCGCGCCCAACGGCAAGCAGATCACGGTCGAGATCATCTCGGCGACCCCGTACGTCGGCTGA
- the uppS gene encoding isoprenyl transferase produces MTWKFPEVGYSFYERRLQRHLAPERIPHHIGVMVDGNRRWAKLAGAPTSHGHQAGADKIHEFLGWCEELGVDVVTLYMLSTDNMGRPQEEIDQLLDIIANTLDRLGESNRVRVQPVGALDLLPDDLAEKLVGLAASTEKIDGLHVNVAVGYGGRREIVDAVKELMRDAAAKGMSLETLAEELTDQHISSFLYTRGQQDPDLVIRTSGEQRLSGFLMWQSAYSEFYFCEALWPDFRRVDFLRALRDFGRRQRRFGS; encoded by the coding sequence GTGACGTGGAAGTTCCCCGAGGTCGGCTACAGCTTCTACGAGCGCAGGCTGCAGCGACACCTCGCGCCCGAGCGTATCCCGCACCATATCGGCGTCATGGTGGACGGCAACCGTCGGTGGGCGAAACTGGCGGGTGCGCCGACGAGCCACGGGCACCAGGCCGGCGCGGACAAGATCCACGAGTTCCTGGGCTGGTGCGAGGAACTCGGCGTCGACGTCGTGACGCTGTACATGCTCTCGACGGACAACATGGGCAGGCCCCAGGAGGAGATCGACCAGCTCCTCGACATCATCGCGAACACCCTGGACCGGCTCGGCGAGAGCAACCGGGTGCGGGTGCAGCCCGTGGGCGCCCTCGACCTCCTGCCCGACGACCTCGCGGAGAAGCTCGTGGGCCTCGCGGCATCGACGGAGAAGATCGACGGCCTCCACGTCAACGTCGCCGTGGGATACGGGGGGCGGCGGGAGATCGTCGACGCGGTGAAGGAACTGATGCGCGACGCCGCGGCGAAGGGCATGTCCCTCGAGACCCTCGCCGAGGAACTGACGGACCAGCACATCTCGTCCTTCCTCTACACACGCGGCCAGCAGGATCCGGACCTGGTGATCCGGACCTCCGGCGAGCAGCGGCTCTCCGGGTTCCTGATGTGGCAGAGCGCCTACAGCGAGTTCTACTTCTGCGAGGCGCTGTGGCCCGATTTCAGGCGCGTCGACTTCCTGCGGGCGCTGCGGGACTTCGGCCGCCGCCAGCGCAGGTTCGGGTCCTGA
- a CDS encoding DNA-binding protein, which translates to MTPRRPAPVPGPSDPAGSPDTALGDAVNAVAGPLADAIATKPLWRGWIHAVATPLAVAAGIVLVALAPTPGLRAASAVYALTGVLLFGVSAVYHRGNWSPGVKVVLKRLDHTNIMLVIAGSYTPLAWALLERGKAGTLLWIIWGGAIAGVLFRNLWVHAPRWLYVPVYVALGLASVFYMPDFFAANVPAAALICVGGVLYIAGAVFYGIRRPNFSVRLFGFHELFHAFTVAAFAAHFVAIMLAVVDPIRG; encoded by the coding sequence ATGACCCCGCGCCGTCCAGCCCCCGTCCCGGGCCCGTCGGATCCCGCCGGCAGCCCCGATACGGCCCTCGGGGACGCGGTGAACGCGGTTGCCGGGCCACTCGCGGACGCGATCGCTACCAAGCCGCTCTGGCGGGGCTGGATCCATGCCGTCGCCACCCCCCTGGCCGTCGCGGCCGGGATCGTCCTCGTGGCACTGGCCCCCACTCCGGGACTCCGGGCCGCCTCCGCCGTCTACGCGCTGACCGGGGTGCTGCTCTTCGGCGTGAGCGCGGTGTACCACCGCGGCAACTGGAGTCCCGGCGTCAAGGTGGTGCTGAAGCGGCTCGATCACACGAACATCATGCTCGTGATCGCCGGCTCCTACACCCCGCTGGCCTGGGCGCTGCTCGAGCGCGGCAAGGCCGGGACGCTGCTGTGGATCATCTGGGGCGGCGCGATCGCCGGCGTCCTCTTCCGCAACCTGTGGGTCCACGCACCGCGCTGGCTCTACGTGCCGGTCTATGTGGCCCTGGGCCTGGCCTCCGTGTTCTACATGCCCGACTTCTTCGCCGCGAACGTCCCCGCGGCCGCCCTGATCTGCGTCGGCGGCGTCCTGTACATCGCCGGGGCGGTGTTCTACGGGATCAGGCGCCCCAACTTCTCGGTGCGCCTGTTCGGCTTCCACGAGCTCTTCCATGCGTTCACGGTGGCGGCCTTCGCAGCCCACTTCGTCGCGATCATGCTCGCCGTAGTGGACCCGATCCGGGGCTGA
- the galT gene encoding galactose-1-phosphate uridylyltransferase — MTSITPTRLSDGRELIYFDALEGSAARHRDAAATHDTRGLPPRGPAGTARYDALTGEWIAVAAHRQSRTHLPPADQCPLCPTTPSNLSEIPTDYEVVVFENRFSSFGPDLGDLPATPEWGTTAPAYGRCEVVAFDSAHEGSFGSLSPQRARTVIDAWAHRTEALSAMPGIKQVFCFENRGADIGVTLLHPHGQIYAYPFIPPRAATLAARAAEFFEASGGKQTLLGHALAAERDSGDRMVIEGEHFSAFVPFAARWPLEVHLVPHRRVADIAGLTGEERDELTTVYLELLGRLDALYPTPTPYIAAWQQAPVDDALRPASYLHLQLTSPRRAADKLKFLAGSEAAMGAFINDTTPEKVAEALRGATPATARKDSA; from the coding sequence ATGACCTCCATCACCCCGACACGCCTGTCCGACGGGCGAGAGCTGATCTACTTCGATGCGCTCGAGGGCAGTGCCGCCCGGCACCGCGACGCGGCAGCCACCCATGACACCCGCGGGCTCCCGCCGCGCGGGCCGGCCGGGACCGCGCGCTACGACGCCCTGACCGGCGAGTGGATCGCGGTCGCCGCGCACCGCCAGTCCCGGACGCACCTGCCACCCGCGGACCAGTGCCCGCTGTGCCCCACGACGCCCTCGAACCTGTCGGAGATCCCCACCGACTACGAGGTCGTGGTGTTCGAGAACCGCTTCTCCTCCTTCGGCCCGGATCTCGGCGACCTGCCGGCCACCCCGGAATGGGGTACGACGGCGCCGGCGTACGGACGGTGCGAAGTGGTGGCCTTCGACTCCGCACACGAGGGCTCCTTCGGCTCCCTCAGCCCGCAACGCGCCAGGACCGTCATCGACGCCTGGGCCCATCGCACGGAGGCGCTGTCCGCGATGCCCGGGATCAAGCAGGTCTTCTGCTTCGAGAACCGCGGCGCGGACATCGGTGTGACCCTGCTGCACCCCCACGGCCAGATCTACGCCTACCCGTTCATCCCGCCCCGCGCTGCGACCCTCGCGGCCCGGGCGGCCGAGTTCTTCGAGGCCTCGGGCGGGAAGCAGACGCTCCTGGGCCACGCCCTGGCCGCCGAGCGGGACTCGGGAGACCGTATGGTGATCGAGGGAGAGCACTTCAGCGCCTTCGTCCCGTTCGCGGCACGCTGGCCGCTCGAGGTGCACCTGGTCCCCCACCGCCGGGTGGCGGACATCGCGGGCCTGACCGGCGAGGAACGGGACGAGCTCACCACGGTCTACCTGGAGCTCCTGGGCAGACTGGACGCCCTCTATCCCACCCCCACGCCGTACATCGCGGCGTGGCAGCAGGCACCGGTCGACGACGCCCTCCGGCCCGCGAGCTATCTGCACCTCCAGCTGACCTCGCCCCGCCGCGCCGCCGACAAGCTGAAGTTCCTGGCAGGCTCGGAAGCCGCCATGGGGGCTTTCATCAACGACACCACCCCGGAGAAGGTCGCGGAAGCACTGCGCGGCGCCACTCCCGCCACCGCCCGGAAGGACTCCGCATGA
- a CDS encoding ATP-binding protein — translation MATTDTSRQDATTRTIDAAEAAGRHSFVLDTSVLLSDPRAILRFAEHEVILPVVVISELEGKRHDPELGYFARKALRLLDDLRVENDGLDRAIPIGDEAGTLRVELNHVSPEVLPVGFRSGDNDSRILAVAKNLAVEGRDVTVVSKDLPMRVKASAMGLRADEYRNEFVKDSGWTGVAELDATIEEVDALYDHAAVFTPAAAEQPVNTGVIMLSPRGSALGRVGTDKQVRLVRGDRDVFGLHGRSAEQRLAIDLLMDPEVGIVSLGGRAGTGKSALALCAGLEAVLERREHRKVVVFRPLYAVGGQELGYLPGSENEKMNPWAQAVFDTLGALVSQEVVEEVMDRGMLEVLPLTHIRGRSLHDSFVIVDEAQSLEKNVLLTVMSRIGQNSKIVLTHDVAQRDNLRVGRHDGIAAVVEILKGHPLFGHVTLTRSERSPIAALVTELLEGAEI, via the coding sequence GTGGCTACAACCGACACGTCCCGGCAGGACGCGACCACCCGGACCATCGACGCGGCCGAGGCGGCCGGCCGTCACAGCTTCGTTCTCGACACATCGGTCCTGCTGTCCGACCCCCGTGCGATCCTGCGGTTCGCGGAACACGAGGTGATCCTGCCCGTCGTCGTCATCTCCGAGCTCGAGGGGAAGCGTCACGACCCCGAGCTCGGGTATTTCGCGCGGAAGGCCCTTCGGCTGCTGGACGACCTCCGGGTGGAGAACGACGGACTCGACAGGGCCATCCCCATCGGGGACGAGGCCGGGACGCTGCGCGTCGAACTCAATCACGTCTCGCCCGAGGTCCTGCCCGTGGGCTTCCGCAGCGGTGACAACGACTCCCGGATCCTCGCCGTCGCCAAGAACCTCGCCGTCGAGGGGCGGGACGTCACGGTGGTCTCGAAGGACCTGCCGATGCGCGTCAAGGCGTCCGCGATGGGCCTGCGGGCCGACGAGTACCGCAACGAATTCGTGAAGGACTCCGGCTGGACGGGTGTGGCGGAACTCGACGCGACGATCGAGGAGGTCGACGCCCTCTACGACCACGCAGCCGTCTTCACCCCGGCAGCGGCGGAGCAGCCGGTGAACACGGGCGTGATCATGCTCTCCCCGCGCGGCTCGGCACTGGGACGGGTCGGGACCGACAAGCAGGTACGGCTCGTCCGGGGTGATCGCGACGTCTTCGGGCTGCACGGCCGTTCCGCCGAGCAGCGCCTCGCGATCGACCTGCTGATGGACCCCGAGGTGGGGATCGTCTCCCTGGGCGGCCGGGCGGGTACCGGCAAGTCCGCCCTGGCCCTGTGCGCGGGCCTCGAAGCCGTCCTCGAACGGCGGGAGCACCGCAAGGTGGTGGTGTTCCGGCCGCTCTACGCCGTGGGCGGCCAGGAACTCGGGTACCTGCCGGGCAGCGAGAACGAGAAGATGAACCCCTGGGCGCAGGCGGTCTTCGACACGCTCGGGGCCCTCGTGTCCCAGGAGGTCGTCGAGGAGGTCATGGACCGCGGCATGCTCGAGGTGCTGCCGCTCACCCATATCCGGGGCCGTAGCCTGCACGACTCCTTCGTGATCGTCGACGAGGCGCAGTCCCTCGAGAAGAACGTGCTGCTCACGGTGATGAGCCGCATCGGGCAGAACTCGAAGATCGTCCTGACCCACGACGTCGCGCAGCGCGACAACCTGCGCGTGGGGCGGCACGACGGCATCGCCGCCGTCGTCGAGATCCTCAAGGGCCACCCGCTCTTCGGGCACGTCACCCTGACGCGGTCCGAGCGTTCGCCGATCGCGGCCCTCGTCACCGAACTGCTGGAGGGTGCGGAGATCTAG